A region from the Desulfitobacterium dehalogenans ATCC 51507 genome encodes:
- a CDS encoding prohibitin family protein — translation MDSEKVVNMVPKMKMGKNFIAFGIVIVFLVILALDAFVIVNAGQRGIVLQLGAVRPVVLTEGLHFKIPFVQDVIPVEVRVQKSQSEQTAASKDLQIVTTTVAVNFHLDPNQVNKLYQNVGLSYGERIVDPAIGEAVKAITAQYTAEELISKRSEVSAKIKETLSSKLATYYAVLDEINITEFKFSQEFNNAIEQKQIAEQQALKANLDLQRIEIEAKQKVEQAKAEAESLRLQKQEVTPELVKLREIEAKIKAIEKWDGKLPNVTGGAVPFIDVNNG, via the coding sequence TTGGATTCTGAAAAAGTTGTCAATATGGTTCCTAAAATGAAAATGGGCAAAAACTTCATTGCCTTTGGCATTGTGATTGTATTTCTTGTTATCCTGGCACTGGACGCCTTTGTCATCGTGAACGCAGGCCAAAGAGGTATTGTTCTGCAATTAGGGGCTGTTCGCCCAGTCGTCTTGACAGAAGGATTACATTTTAAGATTCCCTTCGTTCAAGACGTAATCCCTGTAGAAGTGCGTGTCCAAAAATCCCAATCCGAGCAAACAGCCGCTTCAAAAGACCTGCAAATTGTCACGACAACCGTTGCGGTTAACTTTCACCTTGACCCTAATCAAGTGAATAAGCTCTATCAAAACGTCGGATTATCTTATGGAGAACGAATTGTCGATCCAGCCATCGGTGAAGCAGTCAAAGCAATCACAGCCCAATATACTGCTGAAGAGCTGATCTCCAAACGTTCAGAAGTTAGTGCCAAGATCAAAGAGACTCTCTCTTCAAAATTAGCAACTTACTATGCGGTTCTAGACGAAATCAATATAACTGAATTCAAATTTAGTCAGGAATTCAATAACGCAATTGAACAAAAACAAATTGCTGAGCAGCAAGCTTTAAAAGCTAATCTTGATCTGCAAAGAATTGAAATCGAGGCCAAGCAAAAAGTAGAGCAGGCAAAAGCTGAAGCAGAATCTCTACGACTCCAAAAGCAAGAAGTTACTCCTGAACTTGTAAAACTAAGGGAAATTGAAGCCAAGATTAAAGCCATTGAAAAATGGGATGGTAAACTTCCCAATGTTACCGGTGGTGCAGTCCCTTTTATTGACGTCAATAACGGTTAA
- a CDS encoding MFS transporter: MAITIKQPIQKQPVQYSKIGVLSLAHMLNDLYSNFLPQMLPFLIILYPGFTATQAAILVSSFTISSSLVQPFIGYYLDRRGKRWFVYVGTLWMGILLSLTGVVHENYILLVTLATLAGLGTAAFHPQASTMVNILSGDYKAVLLSAFIAFGNFGFALGPLLLVPLFEAHGLQGTLYMVIPGVMVSLLLLFFAPRVNVSPENPPEFSALVVSLKAAAKELSAIVGVIAIRSLAYTGMLTMLPLYFKSQNLSNIAASHLVTIMLASGAVGGIIGGFISDRFGRKPLIVGSLLLTTPLFFAFLYTEGTLSTVFLALAGASLLSSFSVTVVAAQEVIPNNKAMAAGLTLGFAGGIGGLAVVLIGRIADLWGLQAAISTLFVLPLVAGLMALFMKSRPAARVQRSA; this comes from the coding sequence ATGGCCATTACAATAAAACAACCTATTCAAAAACAGCCTGTTCAATACTCTAAAATCGGCGTGTTATCTCTAGCCCATATGCTCAATGATCTCTACAGCAATTTTCTTCCCCAGATGCTTCCCTTTCTGATTATTTTATATCCCGGCTTCACGGCTACTCAAGCGGCGATTCTCGTATCTTCCTTTACCATTTCTTCCTCTTTGGTTCAACCCTTTATCGGCTATTATCTGGATCGCCGCGGCAAGCGTTGGTTTGTCTATGTAGGAACCCTATGGATGGGCATATTGCTCAGCTTGACAGGGGTTGTTCATGAGAATTATATCCTTCTGGTTACTTTAGCTACTCTGGCCGGCCTTGGTACGGCGGCCTTTCATCCCCAGGCTTCTACCATGGTCAATATTCTCAGCGGAGATTATAAAGCGGTTTTACTTTCCGCGTTCATTGCCTTTGGTAATTTTGGTTTTGCCCTTGGCCCTCTGCTCTTAGTGCCCTTATTTGAAGCCCATGGGTTACAGGGAACCCTCTACATGGTGATTCCCGGCGTGATGGTATCCTTGCTGCTCCTATTCTTTGCTCCCCGAGTCAATGTCTCTCCCGAAAACCCTCCTGAGTTTTCCGCTCTGGTGGTTTCTCTGAAAGCCGCTGCAAAGGAACTAAGCGCTATCGTCGGAGTCATCGCCATACGTTCTTTAGCTTATACAGGAATGCTCACCATGCTACCTTTGTATTTTAAATCCCAGAATTTATCCAATATCGCGGCCAGCCACCTGGTAACCATTATGCTTGCCTCTGGAGCGGTGGGTGGAATTATCGGCGGTTTTATTTCCGATCGATTTGGCCGGAAGCCTTTAATCGTAGGATCCCTCCTTCTGACTACACCTTTGTTCTTTGCCTTCCTCTACACAGAGGGAACCTTAAGCACTGTCTTCCTGGCCTTAGCAGGGGCTTCTTTGCTCTCGAGCTTTTCTGTGACCGTGGTCGCGGCTCAAGAGGTTATTCCCAATAATAAAGCCATGGCAGCAGGTTTAACTTTAGGCTTCGCCGGAGGAATCGGGGGCCTTGCGGTGGTTCTGATCGGCCGCATCGCCGATCTTTGGGGGCTTCAAGCGGCTATTTCCACCCTCTTTGTCCTGCCCCTTGTCGCCGGTCTGATGGCGCTATTTATGAAAAGCCGTCCTGCGGCACGGGTGCAGCGGAGTGCTTAG
- a CDS encoding [Fe-Fe] hydrogenase large subunit C-terminal domain-containing protein produces MSNLTYEEIFGRLVKASYQGKLQEEIDSLESSGDEHTKQYVQYALGKGDPDKVVFQIKSCNRGCSEEDHNCEASCLFNAVVRDMEGNVIIQDRNCTHCGECIETCSLDSLVDKKEFIPLVEILQSKEIPVFAMVAPAIIGQFGGDVAMGQLRAALKHLGFYGMIEVALFADVLSLKEALEFDKHVQTDKDFVLTSCCCPIWVGMVKRVYDTLVPHISPSVSPMVACGRSIKRLHPDAKTVFIGPCIAKKAEAKEPDIRDAVDAVLTFHELKQIFEATDIDPSEMEDIPSEHSSTSGRIYARTGGVSKSISDTLNRIRPDKPVKIKSIQANGVKECKALLNDIMNNEIKANFYEGMGCPGGCVGGPKAILNAEKGTEFVNKYGAEADAHTPADNQHVLELLKQLGIDSVEELLGGESAAIFQRDF; encoded by the coding sequence ATGAGCAATCTAACCTATGAAGAAATATTCGGCCGTCTGGTCAAAGCCTCTTATCAGGGAAAGCTCCAGGAGGAAATCGATTCCCTGGAATCCTCCGGAGATGAGCATACCAAGCAGTATGTCCAATATGCTTTAGGTAAAGGTGATCCGGATAAGGTCGTCTTCCAGATTAAATCCTGCAATAGAGGGTGTTCTGAAGAGGATCATAATTGCGAAGCCTCCTGTCTCTTTAATGCAGTAGTCCGGGATATGGAAGGTAATGTGATCATTCAGGACCGGAACTGCACCCATTGCGGAGAATGCATCGAGACCTGCTCTTTAGACAGTTTAGTGGATAAAAAGGAGTTTATTCCTCTGGTGGAAATCCTCCAGTCTAAGGAGATCCCTGTCTTTGCTATGGTAGCTCCGGCGATTATCGGGCAATTTGGTGGTGATGTGGCCATGGGGCAACTTCGTGCTGCTCTGAAGCATCTCGGCTTTTATGGGATGATTGAGGTAGCACTTTTTGCTGATGTTCTGAGCTTAAAGGAAGCCTTGGAATTTGACAAGCACGTTCAAACGGATAAGGATTTTGTCCTTACCAGTTGTTGCTGCCCAATCTGGGTAGGGATGGTAAAAAGGGTCTATGATACCCTGGTTCCTCATATCTCTCCCTCGGTATCCCCTATGGTAGCCTGTGGGAGGAGTATTAAACGCCTGCATCCCGATGCCAAAACGGTCTTTATCGGTCCTTGCATTGCCAAAAAAGCTGAAGCCAAGGAACCGGACATTCGAGACGCGGTGGATGCTGTATTGACTTTTCACGAGCTTAAGCAAATTTTTGAGGCCACGGATATTGATCCCTCAGAGATGGAGGATATACCCAGTGAACACTCCTCCACCAGCGGTAGGATCTATGCCCGCACTGGCGGAGTCTCCAAATCTATCTCCGATACATTAAACCGTATTCGGCCGGATAAGCCGGTGAAGATTAAATCCATTCAAGCTAATGGAGTTAAAGAATGCAAGGCCCTCCTCAATGATATTATGAACAACGAGATTAAGGCAAACTTCTATGAGGGCATGGGCTGCCCCGGCGGCTGTGTGGGAGGACCCAAGGCTATACTGAATGCAGAGAAGGGCACTGAGTTTGTAAACAAGTACGGAGCAGAGGCAGACGCCCATACTCCCGCGGATAATCAGCAT